One Clostridium sp. CM027 genomic window carries:
- the amrS gene encoding AmmeMemoRadiSam system radical SAM enzyme, whose protein sequence is MEKEAFFYEKQGEVVKCKLCPHNCHIPSGAHGICNVRVNSKGKLYTINYGEITSMAQDPIEKKPLYHFKPGSNILSVGSFGCNFSCGFCQNYSISQGRAKSEYVPPEKLVEICKSLEGNIGIAFTYNEPSIWYEYVYNSSKLLKETVKDINIVVVTNGYIKEEPLKILLPYVDAMNIDLKALNNKYYKDICGGSVTPVMDTIKIASKQCHVEVTTLLVNGENDSAEEIEGIAGFIASLNKDIPLHLSRYFPNYKMDNPATKVEVMYKDRRIAKKYLNYVYLGNVAGTDNSTYCPKCSYKLIAREGCQLHVNTSDDICPKCGYKINIIL, encoded by the coding sequence ATGGAAAAAGAAGCTTTCTTTTATGAAAAACAAGGAGAGGTAGTTAAATGCAAACTTTGCCCTCATAATTGCCATATTCCATCAGGCGCTCATGGCATATGTAATGTACGGGTAAATAGCAAGGGAAAACTTTATACGATAAATTATGGAGAAATAACTTCTATGGCTCAAGATCCCATAGAAAAAAAACCACTATATCATTTTAAGCCAGGAAGCAATATACTTTCTGTAGGAAGCTTTGGTTGCAATTTTAGCTGTGGGTTTTGCCAAAATTACTCCATATCCCAAGGGAGAGCAAAGAGCGAATATGTACCACCAGAAAAATTAGTGGAAATATGCAAAAGTCTGGAAGGTAATATTGGGATAGCATTTACATATAATGAACCTTCTATTTGGTATGAATATGTATACAATTCATCAAAACTATTAAAAGAAACGGTAAAAGATATAAATATAGTGGTGGTTACGAATGGCTATATTAAAGAAGAACCTCTAAAGATACTTCTTCCATATGTGGATGCTATGAATATTGATTTAAAAGCGTTAAACAACAAGTATTATAAGGATATATGCGGAGGCAGTGTGACACCTGTTATGGATACTATTAAAATAGCATCAAAACAGTGTCATGTAGAGGTAACTACTCTACTCGTAAATGGAGAAAATGATTCTGCAGAAGAAATTGAGGGAATTGCAGGATTTATTGCCTCATTAAATAAAGATATTCCACTTCATTTATCAAGATATTTTCCAAACTATAAGATGGATAATCCTGCTACAAAAGTTGAGGTAATGTATAAAGATAGGCGAATAGCAAAAAAATATCTTAACTACGTATATTTAGGTAATGTAGCAGGCACAGATAACTCGACTTACTGCCCAAAGTGCAGTTACAAGCTTATTGCAAGAGAGGGATGCCAGCTTCATGTTAATACTAGTGATGATATATGTCCAAAGTGTGGTTATAAAATAAATATTATACTTTAA